The following proteins are encoded in a genomic region of Galbibacter sp. BG1:
- a CDS encoding GSCFA domain-containing protein yields MKLQTQIPLKSQPNSIKYESDVFLMGSCFVENIGEKLHFYKFKAEVNPFGIIFHPQAIETLLQRVISEKAYTEKDIFFWNERWHCFEVHSNLSNVSKEEILKNLNQTLKNTKRCVINSSHLIFTLGTAWGYELKETGHWVANCHKVPQKAFQKKIASVPSIEKSINQMLELTKKLNPDATVIFTVSPVRHIKDGFVENQRSKAHLISAVQNVLEKEKELNAHYFPSYELMMDELRDYRFYAEDMIHPNKTAVTYIWEKFKEVWISHTTEETMKTVEQVQQGMAHRPFNAESNDYKKFQEKLQQKITYLSEKHPHIKF; encoded by the coding sequence ATGAAATTACAAACACAAATCCCATTAAAATCGCAACCAAATTCCATCAAATACGAGTCGGATGTTTTTTTAATGGGATCTTGTTTTGTAGAAAACATTGGCGAAAAGCTCCATTTTTATAAGTTTAAGGCTGAAGTAAATCCATTTGGAATTATATTTCACCCTCAAGCCATTGAAACCTTGTTACAACGAGTGATCTCAGAAAAGGCATATACCGAGAAAGATATTTTTTTTTGGAACGAACGCTGGCATTGTTTTGAAGTACATTCTAACTTAAGCAATGTTTCTAAAGAAGAAATACTAAAAAACCTCAACCAAACTTTAAAAAACACCAAACGTTGCGTCATTAATTCATCTCACTTAATTTTCACCTTGGGAACAGCTTGGGGCTATGAATTAAAAGAAACTGGCCATTGGGTCGCCAATTGCCATAAAGTACCCCAAAAAGCCTTTCAAAAGAAAATAGCCAGTGTTCCAAGCATAGAGAAATCCATCAACCAAATGCTGGAGCTAACAAAAAAGTTAAATCCAGACGCCACGGTAATTTTCACCGTTTCCCCAGTCCGCCATATTAAAGATGGTTTTGTGGAAAACCAACGCAGCAAAGCACATTTAATTTCAGCCGTTCAAAATGTTCTTGAGAAAGAGAAAGAACTAAATGCCCATTATTTCCCTTCCTACGAACTTATGATGGATGAGTTGCGGGATTATCGGTTTTATGCGGAAGACATGATTCACCCCAACAAAACAGCCGTAACATATATCTGGGAGAAATTTAAAGAGGTCTGGATTTCCCATACTACGGAAGAAACTATGAAAACTGTTGAGCAAGTACAACAGGGAATGGCGCATCGCCCCTTTAATGCTGAAAGTAACGATTACAAAAAATTTCAAGAAAAGCTTCAGCAGAAAATTACGTATCTTTCAGAAAAACACCCACACATAAAATTCTAG
- a CDS encoding DUF4230 domain-containing protein has product MRKILFGIIITLLILWTYQLYKRHQERSAYLEANTALIQQEVKNVRKLIVTEGHFSQVFNYQQSEKILANLLTTEKKALVVVNADVTVAYDLSKVDFEIDKDNQTLYITGIPEPEIKIFPDLKYYDISSDYLNPFNEKDFNKIKDQVNAAIQKKINNSGLKENAQNRLITELSQFYVLTNSMNWKLVYNNEVIENKEDWERFNYSFTEN; this is encoded by the coding sequence ATGCGAAAGATTCTGTTCGGGATTATTATTACCCTTCTAATTTTATGGACGTATCAGCTTTACAAAAGACATCAAGAGCGATCGGCTTATCTTGAGGCAAATACCGCACTTATTCAGCAAGAGGTAAAAAACGTACGAAAACTTATTGTCACCGAAGGTCATTTTTCTCAGGTATTTAATTATCAGCAGTCCGAAAAAATTTTAGCAAACCTGCTTACCACCGAAAAAAAAGCCCTTGTTGTTGTAAATGCCGACGTTACGGTAGCTTACGATTTGAGTAAGGTTGATTTTGAAATTGACAAGGATAATCAAACCCTGTACATCACCGGAATCCCAGAGCCTGAAATAAAAATTTTCCCAGATTTAAAATATTACGATATTTCGAGTGATTATTTGAATCCTTTTAACGAGAAAGACTTCAATAAAATTAAGGATCAAGTCAACGCTGCGATTCAAAAGAAAATCAATAATTCTGGCCTAAAGGAAAATGCTCAAAACCGCTTGATAACAGAATTATCGCAGTTCTATGTTCTAACAAATTCTATGAATTGGAAGTTGGTGTACAACAATGAGGTTATTGAAAATAAAGAGGATTGGGAACGTTTTAATTATTCTTTTACTGAAAACTAA
- a CDS encoding XAC2610-related protein — protein sequence MKKYSLILVFILVNLACKNDSDKTTTLTTASDSLKLQQKKERVVTDEALIKDILRAKNKELSTEDSVYYKAKIKRPLDSGFVALNLYGKEKQLGRLKEFKQTAIVKNNKTITSRIGGSVFRIDITGKNRYKIYTHDASNNSFHAYDIDFNKSPVAIRKAIRTANFYFDLLPQKKFEYAIEDRDKFFTIRKDRLITNDSVLSALASGAKVYQSNGLLDLQDATALNTFYFVDSTKVLEKLIMRDSVKVLTNITLSGYSENLGKKSKFKSAFVNDSIFKAIEISETQTKNSKHVVAYKTDSVVKQFRYTKKFMFKTAAVDTFTFEKKYPQYYPELIDSTFFVYSKPFEINKLDVLWRYSVRYTRKTNANPTEVEVSVSKRDLIKVADSSFVFEAPLSPIKKPYNIGDLSEQEYTVTDFDINFDGYTDLPFPEGYDLNRNATYAAYVFNPTSKTFVKNDAFTGPSLAPHLILDRDNRSVIYTSSTGNNNYSARIIKIGQQGEILHKETYWSTNTDGKIIIHYQKTQRSAVVEKIDNVAKNQKWDPSDFKNQFLLWIKSRIGK from the coding sequence TTGAAAAAATATAGCCTCATTTTAGTTTTCATTTTGGTTAACCTGGCCTGTAAAAACGATAGTGATAAAACCACTACCTTAACTACAGCCAGCGATTCGCTTAAACTTCAGCAAAAAAAAGAAAGAGTTGTAACCGATGAAGCCCTTATAAAGGATATTCTTAGGGCTAAGAATAAAGAACTTTCCACAGAAGATTCCGTATACTATAAGGCGAAAATTAAAAGGCCTCTTGATTCCGGATTTGTAGCATTAAATTTATATGGTAAGGAAAAGCAACTTGGCAGATTAAAAGAATTTAAGCAAACAGCGATTGTAAAAAACAACAAAACCATTACTTCCAGAATTGGTGGAAGCGTTTTTAGAATCGATATCACGGGAAAAAATCGCTATAAAATCTATACACACGATGCCTCCAATAACAGTTTTCATGCTTACGACATCGATTTTAATAAATCTCCAGTAGCCATTAGAAAAGCTATACGCACTGCCAATTTTTACTTCGATTTGCTTCCGCAGAAAAAGTTTGAGTATGCCATAGAAGACCGGGATAAATTTTTTACCATTCGTAAAGATCGCCTTATTACCAACGATTCTGTATTGAGTGCATTGGCCAGCGGAGCGAAAGTTTACCAATCGAATGGCTTGTTGGATCTGCAGGATGCCACCGCCCTTAATACATTTTATTTTGTGGACAGTACAAAAGTATTGGAAAAGTTAATAATGAGGGATTCTGTAAAGGTTTTAACTAATATTACCTTAAGTGGATATAGTGAGAACCTAGGAAAGAAATCGAAATTTAAAAGTGCTTTTGTAAACGATTCTATCTTCAAGGCCATAGAGATTTCAGAAACTCAGACTAAAAATTCGAAACACGTAGTGGCCTATAAAACCGATTCTGTGGTTAAACAGTTCAGGTATACTAAGAAATTTATGTTCAAAACAGCGGCGGTAGATACTTTTACATTTGAAAAAAAGTATCCACAGTACTACCCAGAACTTATAGATAGTACTTTTTTTGTTTATAGTAAGCCTTTTGAAATTAATAAATTGGATGTTCTATGGAGATATTCCGTAAGGTATACTCGAAAAACCAATGCCAATCCAACTGAAGTAGAAGTTTCGGTTTCTAAACGTGACCTCATAAAAGTGGCCGACAGTAGTTTTGTTTTTGAAGCGCCATTGTCCCCAATTAAAAAACCTTACAATATAGGCGATTTGTCTGAACAGGAATATACAGTTACCGATTTCGATATTAACTTCGATGGGTATACCGATTTGCCTTTTCCAGAAGGATACGATTTAAATAGGAATGCAACCTATGCCGCTTATGTTTTTAATCCCACGAGCAAAACCTTTGTAAAGAATGATGCGTTCACGGGGCCATCGTTAGCTCCGCATTTGATTTTGGATAGAGATAACAGGTCTGTAATTTATACTTCCAGTACCGGTAATAATAACTACAGCGCCCGAATTATAAAAATAGGGCAGCAAGGGGAAATTTTGCACAAGGAAACCTATTGGAGTACCAACACCGATGGTAAAATAATTATTCATTACCAAAAAACACAGCGCAGTGCCGTGGTAGAAAAAATAGATAACGTTGCAAAAAACCAAAAGTGGGATCCAAGCGATTTTAAAAATCAATTTTTGCTGTGGATTAAGTCTAGAATAGGCAAATAA
- a CDS encoding aromatic amino acid hydroxylase, with the protein MEKGYKSNPLLDRLPKHLKQFIKPQDYEDYTPINQAVWRYVMRKNVDYLSQVAHKSYTDGLKKTGISIDHIPSMYGMNRILKDIGWAAVAVDGFIPPNAFMEFQAYNVLVIASDIRQLENIEYTPAPDIIHEGAGHAPIIANPEYAEYLRRFGEIGCKAISSAKDYEMYEAIRHLSIIKEAEGTSVEDIEKAEKKVEDLQQNMGEPSEMSLIRNLHWWTVEYGLIGTVENPKIYGAGLLSSIGESKWCMTDEVKKLPYTIEATFQDFDITKPQPQLYVTPDFAHLSLILEEFANKMALRRGGLSGVKKLINSTALGTIELSTGIQISGVFSKVLENEGEVIYFQTEGKTALAYRDKELVGHGTKQHPQGFGSPIGKLKGINLAIEDMSPRDLKAYHIYEDHEVTLEFEGGITVSGTIVTGTRNLMGKIILITFTNCTVKHNDTLLFEPEWGTYHLAVGKEVISAYSGPADVNSFDLITHTPSEKTVKAKKNEDTLKLESLYLQVREYREGKNTTISRHKVFEQLQENYPNDWLLSVELYELAKNNGDNNFAEEILGHLEAVKRNRPKVGHLIDDGIELVDNALVK; encoded by the coding sequence ATGGAAAAAGGATATAAAAGCAATCCATTATTAGATCGATTGCCTAAACATTTAAAACAGTTTATCAAACCGCAAGATTATGAGGATTATACCCCCATTAACCAAGCGGTATGGAGATATGTAATGCGCAAAAATGTAGATTACCTCAGTCAGGTTGCGCACAAATCGTATACAGATGGTTTAAAGAAAACTGGCATTTCCATAGACCATATTCCGAGTATGTATGGAATGAACCGTATTTTAAAGGATATTGGTTGGGCCGCCGTTGCGGTTGATGGTTTTATCCCTCCAAATGCTTTTATGGAATTTCAAGCCTACAATGTTTTGGTGATTGCATCAGACATTCGACAACTGGAAAATATAGAATACACCCCAGCTCCCGATATTATTCACGAGGGGGCCGGCCATGCTCCCATAATTGCAAATCCAGAATATGCAGAGTACCTGCGAAGGTTCGGGGAGATTGGTTGCAAGGCTATTTCCAGTGCCAAAGATTACGAAATGTATGAAGCCATTCGTCACCTCTCCATCATTAAAGAGGCGGAAGGAACTTCAGTAGAAGACATAGAAAAGGCAGAGAAAAAAGTAGAAGACCTGCAACAAAATATGGGGGAGCCCAGTGAAATGTCGTTAATTAGAAATTTACATTGGTGGACCGTAGAATATGGCTTGATCGGTACGGTGGAGAATCCCAAAATATATGGAGCTGGCCTACTTTCGTCTATAGGTGAGAGTAAATGGTGTATGACCGATGAGGTGAAAAAACTTCCCTATACCATAGAGGCTACTTTTCAGGATTTCGATATTACAAAGCCGCAACCTCAATTGTACGTTACACCCGATTTTGCACATCTTAGTTTAATCTTAGAGGAATTTGCCAACAAAATGGCCCTCCGTAGAGGCGGATTGAGCGGCGTAAAAAAACTTATAAATTCTACTGCTCTCGGTACTATTGAATTGAGCACAGGGATCCAGATTTCTGGAGTTTTCTCGAAAGTTTTGGAAAACGAAGGAGAAGTAATTTATTTCCAGACCGAAGGGAAAACAGCACTTGCCTACCGGGATAAAGAATTGGTAGGGCATGGAACTAAACAGCATCCACAAGGTTTTGGGAGTCCGATTGGGAAATTAAAGGGCATTAATCTCGCTATTGAAGATATGAGTCCGAGGGATCTTAAAGCGTACCATATTTATGAAGATCATGAAGTAACCTTAGAGTTTGAAGGAGGTATTACCGTTTCTGGAACTATTGTAACGGGAACCCGAAATTTAATGGGGAAAATTATTTTAATCACATTCACCAATTGCACCGTAAAGCATAACGACACTCTTCTTTTCGAGCCAGAATGGGGGACCTATCATTTGGCGGTGGGTAAAGAGGTGATTTCAGCATATAGTGGTCCGGCAGATGTAAATAGTTTCGATTTGATAACACATACACCTTCCGAAAAAACGGTTAAAGCTAAAAAGAATGAAGATACCTTAAAATTGGAGTCGCTTTACCTACAGGTTCGCGAATACCGGGAAGGTAAAAATACAACCATCTCGCGGCACAAGGTTTTCGAGCAGCTTCAGGAGAATTATCCTAACGATTGGTTGCTTTCTGTAGAACTTTATGAGTTGGCAAAAAATAATGGTGATAACAATTTTGCGGAAGAAATTTTGGGACATTTGGAGGCCGTAAAAAGAAATCGCCCTAAAGTGGGGCACTTAATTGATGATGGAATCGAATTGGTGGATAACGCACTGGTGAAATAA
- a CDS encoding DUF4136 domain-containing protein, with protein sequence MKTIKLFTGLLLVTLLMGACSSIDVATDYDRQVDFGKYKSFAFYKPGIDKAGISDLDKKRILRAIQYELQNRGYRLSENPDILVSIFTKEVDRVSVYNNMGWGWGWYGGPWGWGGGYPSVYTETEGSLYIDLIDADKKELVWQGKGTGDLITDGDIDKKEARINEFVKEILSQFPPVTSQVASID encoded by the coding sequence ATGAAGACAATTAAACTCTTTACCGGTCTATTGCTTGTAACACTACTTATGGGTGCCTGTTCTTCTATTGATGTGGCAACAGATTACGATCGCCAAGTAGATTTTGGAAAATATAAATCCTTTGCATTTTATAAGCCGGGAATCGATAAAGCAGGAATTTCCGACCTGGATAAAAAACGTATTTTAAGGGCTATTCAATATGAATTACAAAACAGGGGCTATCGATTATCGGAAAACCCTGATATTCTAGTGAGTATCTTTACCAAAGAAGTAGACCGTGTTAGTGTTTATAACAACATGGGCTGGGGCTGGGGTTGGTACGGCGGTCCATGGGGCTGGGGTGGAGGATATCCTAGCGTATACACCGAAACAGAAGGTTCGTTGTATATCGATTTAATAGATGCCGATAAAAAGGAACTGGTTTGGCAAGGAAAGGGAACCGGAGATTTAATTACCGATGGTGATATAGATAAAAAAGAAGCCCGTATCAACGAGTTTGTTAAAGAAATTTTGTCTCAATTCCCACCAGTAACAAGTCAAGTTGCAAGTATTGACTAA
- a CDS encoding urocanate hydratase gives MIEVQNTFHSQIKEGIPTVLPARKPFDEEVNHAPKRKDILTSEEKKLALKNALRYFDKNLHEDLIPEFKQELADFGRIYMHRFRPDYDMYARPIESYPAKSKHAAAIMLMIMNNLDPKVAQHPHELITYGGNGAVFQNWAQYRLTMKYLSEMNDEQTLVMYSGHPMGLFPSHKNAPRVVVTNGMMIPNYSKQDDWEKFNALGVTQYGQMTAGSYMYIGPQGIVHGTTITVLNGFRKIKKDPKGGLFVTSGLGGMSGAQPKAGNIAGCITVCAEVNPKATQTRHEQGWVDEVIDNLVELTARVRKAKAEGETVSIAYQGNVVDVWEKFDEEDIKIDLGSDQTSLHNPWAGGYYPVGVSFEEAQHLMANDVETFKEKVQESLCRQAAAINKHTQKGTYFFDYGNAFLLEASRAGAKIYKNENGEFVDSSSLREGAGGWAYPSYVQDIMGPMCFDYGFGPFRWVCASGDPEDLKKTDAIACSVLEAMKETAPEEIQKQLEDNIQWIKAAQENKLVVGSQARILYADAEGRIKIAKAFNEAIAKNEIGFVILGRDHHDVSGTDSPYRETSNIYDGSSFTADMAIHNVIGDSFRGASWVSIHNGGGVGWGEVINGGFGMVLDGTKEANARLQSMLFWDVNNGIARRSWARNEEAVFAIKRAMEVEPNLKVTLPNMVDENLF, from the coding sequence ATGATAGAAGTACAAAATACATTCCATAGTCAGATTAAAGAAGGGATTCCCACTGTTTTGCCTGCAAGGAAACCTTTTGATGAAGAAGTGAACCACGCTCCGAAAAGAAAGGATATCCTAACTTCCGAAGAGAAAAAATTAGCGCTTAAAAACGCATTACGTTATTTTGATAAAAATCTTCACGAAGATTTAATACCGGAATTTAAGCAGGAGTTAGCGGATTTCGGGAGAATCTACATGCATCGTTTTCGCCCCGATTATGATATGTACGCCCGGCCGATAGAGAGTTACCCCGCAAAATCCAAGCATGCGGCTGCGATTATGCTTATGATCATGAATAATCTCGACCCTAAAGTAGCACAGCATCCTCATGAGTTGATTACCTATGGAGGGAACGGAGCGGTTTTTCAGAATTGGGCGCAATATCGCTTAACCATGAAATACCTCTCGGAAATGAATGATGAACAGACCTTGGTGATGTATAGCGGCCATCCAATGGGGCTGTTCCCATCGCATAAAAATGCGCCGAGGGTAGTTGTTACCAATGGAATGATGATTCCAAACTACTCCAAACAAGACGATTGGGAGAAATTTAATGCATTGGGGGTTACTCAATACGGACAAATGACAGCGGGCAGTTATATGTATATCGGTCCACAAGGAATCGTTCATGGTACAACCATTACGGTTTTAAACGGTTTTAGAAAAATTAAAAAAGATCCCAAGGGAGGTTTGTTTGTAACCTCTGGATTAGGGGGGATGAGCGGAGCCCAACCAAAGGCGGGGAATATCGCTGGATGCATTACCGTTTGTGCAGAAGTGAATCCAAAAGCTACTCAAACCAGGCATGAACAGGGTTGGGTAGATGAGGTTATTGATAATTTAGTTGAATTAACAGCGCGGGTTAGAAAGGCCAAGGCCGAAGGGGAAACTGTTTCTATTGCTTATCAAGGAAATGTGGTGGATGTTTGGGAGAAATTTGATGAGGAAGACATAAAGATAGATTTGGGGTCCGACCAAACCAGTTTGCACAATCCGTGGGCGGGAGGTTATTATCCAGTAGGGGTTTCTTTCGAAGAGGCGCAGCACTTAATGGCAAACGATGTAGAAACTTTTAAGGAGAAAGTACAGGAGAGTTTGTGTAGACAGGCAGCAGCTATTAACAAGCACACCCAGAAGGGGACTTATTTCTTCGATTACGGAAATGCCTTTCTTTTGGAAGCTTCGCGAGCCGGTGCCAAAATTTATAAAAATGAAAATGGAGAATTTGTAGACTCCTCTTCCCTTCGGGAAGGGGCTGGGGGATGGGCTTACCCAAGTTATGTACAAGACATCATGGGGCCCATGTGTTTCGATTATGGTTTTGGCCCATTCCGTTGGGTTTGTGCCAGTGGAGATCCAGAAGACCTTAAAAAAACTGATGCCATAGCATGTAGCGTTTTGGAGGCAATGAAAGAAACAGCTCCAGAGGAAATTCAAAAACAATTAGAAGATAATATTCAATGGATCAAGGCGGCACAAGAAAATAAGTTGGTGGTTGGCTCCCAAGCTAGGATTTTATATGCAGATGCTGAAGGGAGAATAAAAATAGCAAAAGCTTTTAATGAAGCTATAGCAAAAAATGAAATAGGTTTCGTAATTTTAGGGAGAGATCATCACGATGTTAGTGGAACCGACTCTCCATATAGGGAAACCTCTAATATTTACGACGGCTCAAGTTTTACCGCAGACATGGCTATACACAATGTAATTGGGGATAGTTTTAGAGGAGCTAGCTGGGTAAGTATTCATAATGGTGGCGGTGTTGGCTGGGGAGAAGTTATAAATGGCGGATTTGGTATGGTTCTTGATGGTACTAAAGAAGCCAATGCTCGTTTGCAGTCTATGTTATTTTGGGACGTAAACAATGGCATTGCTAGAAGGAGTTGGGCTAGAAACGAAGAAGCTGTTTTTGCTATAAAAAGAGCCATGGAAGTGGAGCCTAATTTAAAAGTTACACTGCCTAATATGGTAGACGAAAACTTGTTTTAA
- a CDS encoding DUF5522 domain-containing protein, with translation MKKILKPEEGDYYLSPEGYRVFTEQYHLKRGYCCENGCRHCPYGFKKNKN, from the coding sequence ATGAAGAAAATACTGAAGCCTGAAGAAGGCGATTATTATCTATCACCAGAAGGTTATCGGGTATTTACCGAGCAGTACCATTTAAAGAGAGGGTATTGCTGTGAAAATGGTTGTAGACATTGCCCTTATGGCTTTAAAAAAAATAAAAATTAA
- a CDS encoding 1-aminocyclopropane-1-carboxylate deaminase/D-cysteine desulfhydrase has product MHNEEIILKETKAANVRLFIKREDLIHPFVSGNKFRKLKFNIAEAQKLQKKTLLTFGGAYSNHIAATAYAGYENGLQTIGVIRGEELEEKWENNATLSFAQKHGMKLYFETRSNYRKKETSENLKKLQALFGDFYLIPEGGTNLNAVRGCEEILSFEEYHFNYICCAVGTGGTIAGLINCSQPRQQVLGFPALKGDFLPTEIRKFAHDDNWKLNTDYHFGGYAKVNTELITFINEFKQKTGIPLDPVYTGKMMFGILDLIKSGYFNEKTEILAIHTGGLQGISGMNKRLKQKNLPLIK; this is encoded by the coding sequence TTGCACAACGAAGAGATAATTTTAAAGGAAACCAAAGCGGCCAACGTTCGATTGTTCATCAAACGGGAAGACCTCATCCATCCTTTTGTTTCGGGGAATAAATTTAGAAAACTAAAATTCAACATTGCCGAGGCTCAAAAACTTCAGAAAAAAACATTGCTCACTTTTGGTGGCGCCTATTCCAACCACATTGCAGCAACCGCTTATGCCGGATATGAAAATGGATTGCAAACCATAGGAGTGATTCGAGGGGAGGAATTGGAAGAAAAATGGGAAAACAACGCCACACTTTCCTTTGCGCAAAAACACGGAATGAAACTCTATTTTGAAACACGTTCGAATTACAGGAAAAAGGAAACCTCTGAAAATTTGAAGAAATTGCAAGCGCTTTTCGGGGACTTCTATTTAATTCCAGAAGGAGGTACCAACCTCAATGCGGTTCGAGGATGCGAAGAAATTCTAAGTTTCGAAGAATACCATTTTAACTATATATGCTGTGCTGTAGGTACCGGTGGCACTATTGCCGGACTCATAAATTGTTCACAACCTCGTCAACAAGTTTTGGGATTTCCAGCCTTAAAAGGCGATTTTTTGCCGACAGAAATACGTAAATTTGCCCATGATGATAACTGGAAGTTAAATACCGATTACCATTTTGGTGGTTATGCCAAGGTAAATACCGAACTCATTACATTTATAAATGAGTTCAAGCAAAAAACTGGTATTCCCCTAGATCCTGTTTATACGGGAAAAATGATGTTTGGCATACTAGATCTTATTAAATCTGGTTATTTTAATGAGAAAACAGAAATATTAGCCATTCATACTGGAGGTTTACAAGGAATTTCTGGAATGAACAAACGATTAAAACAAAAGAATTTACCACTTATAAAATGA
- a CDS encoding glucosaminidase domain-containing protein: MMIRRLVFAFLVLFLVSCGAKKKSSSSKKHPRKHSTVDRRPSTNTYDSNNSKETETLESTSMTTVYTETVDDYINVYSPIAQKQMQNYGIPASIILAQGILESGAGKGELVRKANNHFGIKCHTGWTGERAYHDDDARGECFRKYTHPLYSYQNHSEFLTTRSRYGFLFDLDKDDYKGWAKGLRSAGYATDRRYPDKLISLIEKYQLYKYDAMVLGVDPAKVKPIAENAYRVEKGDTLYSISKKYNVSVDDIKRKNGLRDNNIKIGQILYLN; the protein is encoded by the coding sequence ATGATGATAAGACGTCTAGTTTTTGCTTTTTTAGTACTTTTTTTGGTGAGCTGTGGCGCTAAAAAAAAGTCCTCATCCTCAAAAAAACATCCCCGTAAACACTCTACAGTAGATAGAAGACCCTCTACCAACACTTACGACTCCAACAATTCCAAGGAAACCGAAACCCTGGAATCTACTTCTATGACCACCGTTTACACCGAAACAGTAGACGATTATATAAATGTTTATTCACCCATCGCCCAAAAACAAATGCAGAATTATGGAATTCCTGCCAGCATTATCTTGGCTCAAGGAATATTGGAAAGTGGCGCTGGAAAGGGGGAACTGGTACGTAAAGCCAACAACCATTTTGGGATAAAATGCCACACTGGATGGACCGGAGAAAGAGCTTATCACGACGACGATGCCCGTGGCGAATGTTTTAGGAAATACACACATCCCCTATATTCTTACCAAAACCATTCTGAGTTTTTAACCACCCGTAGCAGGTATGGTTTTTTATTCGACCTCGACAAAGATGATTACAAAGGATGGGCTAAAGGTCTTCGAAGCGCTGGCTATGCTACCGATAGAAGATACCCAGACAAATTGATAAGCCTTATAGAAAAATACCAACTTTATAAATATGATGCTATGGTGCTGGGAGTAGATCCAGCAAAAGTCAAACCAATTGCAGAAAATGCCTACCGTGTTGAAAAGGGAGATACCTTGTATTCCATATCAAAAAAGTACAATGTTTCGGTAGACGATATTAAAAGAAAAAATGGATTAAGGGATAACAATATTAAAATAGGACAAATATTGTATCTAAATTAA